TATCCTTCAGCATGATCAATCGTACCTGCATTAGTACTTTCTTAAGTAGCAACAACAGCTCATTACTGTACCGGGTCCCTGTGGTCAAATATTCTTCCAACCTTTGCCGAAAATATTCCAACTTTCCCGGACCGGATTGCATCTACAAACAAATACATATGAACAGGTTaattagaattgaaaaacatttgaatcacTTACCACAGGTCGATAATTGCTGGTAGCACTGTGATATCTGTAGTAATGAGTTTTCAACTCcctataattttggaaaaagatCTGAAATTTAAGTTCGTTTAAGTATCAACATTTTCCTTGACCactttaaaacttacattacAGCAAGCCTTCAGCTGGTAATCTGTCCTTGGAGCTGGAATTCTTATGGCCTGATCAGCTTTAACGATCAGCTTCCT
This sequence is a window from Uranotaenia lowii strain MFRU-FL chromosome 3, ASM2978415v1, whole genome shotgun sequence. Protein-coding genes within it:
- the LOC129757112 gene encoding uncharacterized protein LOC129757112 isoform X1, which translates into the protein MALRFNCSELIIPPSEAHCHQKPLVDYDEKSREMVKFISDVEYFVDHFEATIRQRNVYRRRFDFQLMDIEENLRKLIVKADQAIRIPAPRTDYQLKACCNIFFQNYRELKTHYYRYHSATSNYRPVMQSGPGKLEYFRQRLEEYLTTGTRYSNELLLLLKKVLMQVRLIMLKDTPVKVEDRKAVRIYHWKDFKPEIILC
- the LOC129757112 gene encoding uncharacterized protein LOC129757112 isoform X2, producing the protein MALRFNCSELIIPPSEAHCHQKPLVDYDEKSREMVKFISDVEYFVDHFEATIRQRNVYRRRFDFQLMDIEENLRKLIVKADQAIRIPAPRTDYQLKACCNGVENSLLQISQCYQQLSTCDAIRSGKVGIFSAKVGRIFDHRDPVQ